One window from the genome of Pseudomonas frederiksbergensis encodes:
- a CDS encoding alpha/beta hydrolase → MSKPRMYLLAGNGSAADWWDDALPHFQHYDVLPLELPGFGNNPQAPCEDLAAYAQALLAATVRGSAIMAVGVNALLVLHALQRQPGHFCRSVLLAPVGAFLWQRRLPALMSPLPIRKTIHWLLANKPTLFARKFSSQSWTPAQYQRMGAGYARCRAFVPHWDLVRADTALPLLEWISDPVELVWGDQDKVLGVAQAAAWSAILARADLTICLKPGWGHYPWIDAPAEFAAWLESGERGFVAHTKGGRLRLATLAGQPVPPALSLDACDDARLPGFLNGQPDAIWAVRSSSYGEDQADAANAGLSTTYLREPTQNVPARIAELSAAGVEEVVVQRFITPRLSGIAFVRHLSVELEWVEGHLESLADGKVSPERAVISRLGEAWNSGTFKPAHGLTAEALWRFLQGVLRVFHYVPGDVEWAWDGTQLWLLQYRPISDYGWRRHLTAANIAEILPPRPSVLVEYAQRRAAASIPAIMARWDPRVLQDNEPFTAVFGGASYINNDLFLARLADWGISASSYAGEVGGATPHLPWRPLRLLRSLPLFLRMQRIARGHLSALDNGLRRFDRELHELTDQGADGQQLADWFTRFYVFVVQGNLCIASALASSGGDWLGRPPTAYDNLEHSPHRLPWETDPATPRPASTALPLQAFPQWPLAIRLAHGAGLPGLRGYYLQVREWYRDNLMRIFFRLHHAMPAADQAHWFAPHSDIRSRDGSFWQDGREGTEQASGFLIYPGQAQGILGKDILLEDTLDPGRHAHYQSARAVIARMGGRLSHGSTLLRELRKPSAVLPHVNVGWLGCEVVYCDGVLRLVE, encoded by the coding sequence ATGAGCAAACCCCGGATGTACCTGCTGGCCGGCAACGGTAGCGCCGCCGATTGGTGGGACGACGCCTTGCCACACTTCCAACACTACGATGTGCTGCCCTTGGAATTGCCCGGCTTTGGCAACAACCCCCAGGCGCCTTGCGAAGACCTTGCGGCCTACGCCCAGGCGTTGCTGGCGGCGACGGTCCGGGGCAGCGCGATTATGGCGGTCGGGGTGAACGCCTTGCTGGTACTGCATGCCTTGCAACGCCAGCCGGGGCACTTTTGCCGCAGCGTATTGCTGGCGCCGGTGGGCGCGTTTTTGTGGCAGCGGCGGCTGCCGGCATTGATGTCGCCACTGCCGATTCGCAAGACCATTCACTGGCTGCTGGCGAACAAGCCGACGTTGTTCGCCCGCAAGTTCTCCAGCCAGTCCTGGACGCCCGCGCAGTATCAGCGCATGGGCGCCGGCTATGCTCGCTGCCGGGCCTTTGTGCCGCATTGGGACCTGGTGCGCGCCGACACGGCGTTGCCGTTGCTGGAATGGATCAGCGACCCGGTTGAATTGGTCTGGGGCGATCAGGACAAAGTGCTGGGCGTCGCCCAAGCGGCGGCCTGGTCGGCCATTCTGGCCCGCGCCGACCTGACCATCTGCCTGAAGCCCGGCTGGGGCCATTACCCGTGGATTGATGCTCCGGCAGAATTTGCCGCGTGGCTGGAGTCTGGCGAGCGTGGTTTTGTCGCGCATACCAAGGGCGGCCGTTTACGTCTGGCGACACTGGCCGGGCAGCCGGTACCGCCGGCGCTGTCGCTCGACGCTTGCGATGATGCTCGTCTGCCGGGTTTCCTGAACGGCCAGCCGGACGCTATCTGGGCGGTGCGCTCCTCCAGTTACGGCGAGGATCAGGCCGATGCGGCAAATGCGGGTTTGAGCACTACGTACCTGCGCGAACCGACCCAAAACGTGCCGGCGCGCATTGCCGAGTTGAGCGCGGCGGGTGTCGAGGAAGTGGTGGTGCAGCGCTTCATCACGCCACGGCTGTCCGGGATCGCATTCGTGCGTCACCTGTCCGTCGAATTGGAATGGGTGGAAGGGCATCTGGAATCATTGGCCGATGGCAAGGTGAGCCCCGAGCGCGCGGTTATTTCCCGGCTCGGCGAGGCATGGAACAGTGGCACGTTCAAGCCCGCCCACGGCCTGACCGCCGAAGCGCTGTGGCGTTTTCTGCAAGGCGTGCTGCGTGTCTTTCACTACGTGCCCGGCGATGTCGAATGGGCCTGGGACGGCACCCAACTGTGGCTGCTGCAGTACCGGCCGATCAGCGATTACGGTTGGCGCCGCCACCTGACCGCCGCCAACATCGCCGAGATCCTGCCACCGCGACCCAGCGTGTTGGTGGAGTACGCCCAGCGCCGCGCGGCGGCAAGTATTCCAGCGATCATGGCGCGTTGGGATCCGCGGGTATTGCAGGACAACGAGCCCTTCACGGCAGTGTTTGGCGGCGCTTCGTATATCAACAACGACCTGTTTCTCGCCCGATTGGCCGATTGGGGTATCAGCGCCAGCAGCTACGCCGGCGAGGTCGGTGGCGCAACACCGCACCTGCCTTGGCGGCCACTGCGCCTGCTACGATCGCTGCCGTTGTTCCTGCGCATGCAACGCATCGCCCGGGGGCATTTGTCGGCGCTGGATAACGGCTTGCGACGTTTTGATCGAGAGCTGCACGAACTGACTGACCAAGGTGCCGACGGCCAGCAACTGGCCGACTGGTTTACCCGCTTCTACGTGTTCGTGGTGCAGGGCAACCTGTGCATCGCCAGCGCCTTGGCCAGCAGCGGCGGCGACTGGTTGGGGCGACCGCCGACTGCCTATGACAATCTGGAACACAGCCCTCATCGGTTGCCGTGGGAGACCGATCCCGCCACGCCCCGCCCGGCGTCCACCGCGCTGCCATTGCAGGCATTCCCACAATGGCCCCTGGCGATTCGCCTGGCCCATGGCGCCGGCCTGCCGGGGTTGCGCGGCTACTACTTGCAGGTGCGCGAGTGGTATCGCGACAACCTGATGCGGATCTTTTTCCGGCTGCACCACGCCATGCCCGCCGCTGATCAGGCGCATTGGTTCGCCCCGCATTCGGACATCCGCAGCCGCGACGGCAGCTTCTGGCAGGACGGTCGTGAAGGCACCGAGCAGGCGAGCGGTTTCCTGATCTATCCGGGGCAGGCCCAGGGCATTTTGGGCAAAGACATCCTGCTGGAAGACACCCTGGACCCTGGCCGCCACGCCCACTATCAAAGCGCCCGGGCGGTGATTGCGCGCATGGGTGGGCGCCTGTCCCATGGCTCGACGTTGCTGCGCGAATTGCGCAAACCTTCGGCGGTGTTGCCGCATGTGAATGTGGGGTGGCTGGGGTGTGAGGTGGTGTATTGCGATGGGGTGTTGAGGTTGGTGGAGTAG
- a CDS encoding NYN domain-containing protein — MRTAFFIDGYNLFYGLLADTPYKWLDLRSLLTHIAHIEDPRSTTASVDYFTSSVKPALATRGRVSKEAQDTYIRALKTTRIRVHYGHHQLEPAKAPRFVDRKTKASREDKIDIWKLEEKDDELQSHQFPDRVPTHKAPAIKPDYW, encoded by the coding sequence TTGCGTACTGCATTTTTTATTGATGGCTACAACCTGTTCTACGGACTGCTCGCCGACACACCTTACAAATGGCTGGATCTTCGCAGTCTGTTGACACACATCGCGCATATCGAAGACCCACGCAGCACAACTGCCTCAGTTGACTACTTCACCTCCTCGGTCAAACCTGCACTAGCGACCCGGGGTCGAGTATCAAAAGAAGCACAAGACACTTATATCAGGGCCCTGAAGACCACCCGTATCCGTGTCCATTACGGGCATCATCAACTTGAACCTGCCAAAGCTCCTCGCTTCGTTGATAGAAAGACGAAAGCTTCCCGCGAGGACAAAATCGACATCTGGAAGCTGGAGGAGAAAGACGACGAGCTTCAATCTCACCAATTCCCCGACCGAGTACCCACCCACAAAGCCCCTGCCATCAAGCCGGATTATTGGTAG
- a CDS encoding efflux RND transporter periplasmic adaptor subunit, protein MRRLSSWVVGLAFITCGVQAQTPASDDPLLGSDISANASGSEARGVLRARDQAVLASELAGRIVELPFSEGESFKKGDTLARFDCSAYQAQLNAAQAASRGASEELAHNRQLAALKSVGRFEVSRAEARLSEAQAQSQVYQVQVKRCNVIAPFDGQVVARKVQRYESVAAGAPLLDVVDNRTLEIHLLVPSRWMGKLKPGQPFTFVPDETGQPLQATVKRLGARIDEGSQTLLLVASVPDASGLLSGMSGTARFAESK, encoded by the coding sequence ATGCGGCGTTTGAGTAGTTGGGTTGTGGGATTGGCCTTTATAACTTGCGGGGTTCAGGCGCAGACGCCGGCTTCCGATGATCCGTTGCTGGGGAGTGATATTTCGGCCAATGCGTCGGGCAGCGAGGCGCGTGGCGTGCTTCGGGCGCGGGACCAGGCGGTGTTGGCCAGCGAGTTGGCCGGGAGGATTGTCGAGTTGCCGTTCAGCGAGGGCGAGTCGTTCAAGAAGGGCGACACCCTGGCGCGCTTCGATTGCTCGGCCTATCAGGCCCAACTCAATGCGGCCCAGGCGGCGAGTCGAGGCGCCAGTGAAGAACTGGCCCACAATCGCCAGCTCGCAGCGTTGAAATCCGTTGGGCGTTTCGAGGTGTCGCGGGCCGAGGCCCGGCTCAGCGAGGCCCAGGCGCAGTCCCAGGTCTATCAGGTGCAGGTCAAGCGTTGCAACGTCATCGCCCCGTTCGACGGACAAGTGGTGGCGCGCAAGGTCCAGCGTTATGAAAGCGTCGCGGCCGGCGCGCCGTTGCTGGATGTCGTGGACAACCGCACGCTGGAAATTCATCTGTTGGTCCCCTCGCGTTGGATGGGCAAGCTCAAGCCCGGCCAGCCCTTTACCTTCGTTCCGGATGAAACCGGCCAGCCGCTGCAAGCGACGGTCAAGCGCCTGGGCGCGCGCATCGACGAGGGCAGCCAGACCCTGCTGCTGGTGGCGAGCGTGCCGGATGCCAGCGGCTTGCTGTCCGGCATGAGCGGTACGGCGCGTTTCGCGGAGTCGAAGTGA
- a CDS encoding efflux RND transporter periplasmic adaptor subunit, producing MNAPVTGSAEQVFARFLDLERQTRAARTPAQLSYSLVNDGQALFGFRHAALLIAGKVQAVTGVSTVEPNAPFVAFVEQAVAQLFKKGSLDKARVIPPDEVSESVQADWRSLSAGQVFWLPLIDHQGQVFGGLWLARDLPWTPPEQVLLSQLGDTYSHAWLALQPRKPWRLRWTRKRQVALVAVLLLGLLIPVRQSVLAPAEVVPLGGQVVAAPLDGVIAEFLVKPNQAVKSGDLLLRFESTTLKAQADVAERALGVAEAELKANSQRSFADAESSSKIDLLAARVEQKRAERDYALELLKRSEVRAERDGIAVFADAERWLGKPVQTGERLMEIADPNQAELRIELAVGDAISLEPGAQVALFLDSDPLQRHLARLERSAYEAQPTAAGQLAYRLDARFDAAAPRIGLRGTAKVFGDRAPLALYLLRRPLAGLRQSVGL from the coding sequence GTGAACGCGCCGGTTACGGGCAGCGCCGAGCAGGTGTTTGCCCGCTTTCTCGATCTCGAACGCCAGACCCGGGCGGCGCGGACGCCTGCGCAATTGAGCTACAGCCTGGTCAATGACGGCCAGGCGCTGTTCGGCTTTCGCCACGCCGCGTTGTTGATCGCCGGCAAGGTCCAGGCCGTGACTGGCGTCAGTACCGTGGAGCCGAATGCGCCGTTCGTGGCGTTTGTCGAGCAAGCGGTGGCGCAGTTGTTCAAGAAGGGATCTCTGGACAAGGCGCGGGTCATTCCCCCTGATGAGGTGAGCGAATCGGTCCAGGCGGATTGGCGAAGCCTTTCTGCCGGGCAAGTGTTCTGGCTGCCATTGATCGATCATCAGGGCCAGGTGTTCGGCGGCTTGTGGCTGGCCCGCGACCTGCCTTGGACCCCTCCCGAGCAAGTGCTGCTGTCACAGCTCGGCGACACCTACAGCCATGCCTGGCTGGCGCTGCAACCGCGCAAACCGTGGCGCCTGCGCTGGACGCGCAAGCGTCAGGTCGCCCTGGTGGCGGTGTTGCTGCTGGGTTTGCTGATTCCGGTGCGCCAGTCTGTGTTGGCCCCGGCCGAAGTGGTGCCGCTGGGCGGGCAGGTGGTGGCGGCGCCGTTGGATGGCGTGATTGCCGAGTTCCTGGTCAAGCCTAACCAGGCCGTCAAGAGCGGCGACCTGTTGCTGCGCTTCGAAAGCACCACCCTCAAGGCCCAGGCCGATGTGGCCGAGCGGGCCTTGGGCGTGGCCGAGGCGGAACTCAAGGCCAATTCCCAGCGCTCGTTTGCCGACGCTGAATCCAGTTCGAAGATTGACCTGCTCGCCGCCCGCGTGGAACAGAAACGTGCCGAACGCGACTATGCACTTGAATTGCTCAAGCGCAGCGAAGTGCGCGCCGAGCGCGACGGCATCGCGGTGTTTGCCGATGCTGAACGCTGGCTCGGCAAGCCCGTGCAGACCGGCGAGCGACTGATGGAAATCGCCGATCCGAACCAGGCCGAATTGCGCATCGAATTGGCAGTGGGCGATGCGATTTCCTTGGAGCCAGGCGCACAAGTGGCGTTGTTTCTGGACAGCGATCCGTTGCAGCGACACCTGGCCCGGCTTGAGCGCTCGGCCTACGAGGCGCAGCCCACCGCCGCCGGCCAACTGGCCTATCGACTGGATGCGCGTTTCGATGCCGCGGCGCCGCGCATCGGCCTGCGGGGTACGGCAAAGGTCTTCGGCGACCGTGCGCCGCTGGCCCTGTACTTGTTGCGTCGGCCATTGGCCGGCCTGCGCCAGAGCGTAGGCCTGTAG
- a CDS encoding biotin/lipoyl-binding protein yields MNLPSLRPDLQLSAAAPDPDGSPQWTLADPVRGRYFKLGAAAMRMLRHWSLGDPQQVLAAANREPGLPLNGESLEQLLGFLRGHDLISAMDPQQRDSYLFKTAAQRQSVWQILLHQYLFFRIPLWRPDAFLNRAWPWLARFGPGALRYGLPLTLGLGIFLVSRDWQRFVATFPHLFSLGGALAFGAALLFAKLCHEFGHAFMAKRAGCRVQSMGVAFMVLLPMFYTDVSDAWRIKDRRARLLIGAGGVLAELLLACIALLAWSLLPDGPARTAAFMLASATWITTLIINLNPFMRFDGYFLLSDFWAVDNLQGRAFALCRWRLREALFGYGAAAPEPWSPKMRRRLLVWGYGAWLWRALLFFGIALAVYHLFFKVLGIFLMMVELVWFIFMPIVNEWRQWWSRREQAHGGRMLLSGLVLLALLLALLLPWRSAVEVPAMLEAGRASALHAPVAARVKQVNVRDGQAVAQGDVLIELESPDMASRLAIVRREIQIQQLQMRRQAGRSETAADAGIVEQQLAEAVAEYRGLVAQRERLLLRAPHAGQVRDLLPQLSAGRWLSPTQALARVVQTDSRLRGYLTEAELWRVEPGATGRFIADDPMHPSIAVQLNEIDTNGVAWVEQQALTSDHHGPIAVRRDAQQRAEPVQAQYGVRLSAVDDTSAPVQPLRGVAVLQGKGESVLGAAWRRLAALGVRESGF; encoded by the coding sequence ATGAACCTGCCGAGCCTGAGGCCGGATCTGCAATTGTCTGCGGCGGCCCCCGACCCGGATGGCTCACCGCAATGGACGCTCGCCGATCCGGTGCGCGGACGCTATTTCAAGCTGGGCGCGGCGGCGATGCGCATGTTGCGGCATTGGTCCCTGGGCGATCCGCAACAGGTGCTGGCGGCTGCGAACCGCGAGCCGGGCCTGCCGCTCAATGGCGAATCGCTGGAACAGCTGCTGGGCTTCTTGCGCGGGCATGACCTGATCAGCGCGATGGACCCGCAACAGCGGGACAGTTATCTGTTCAAGACCGCCGCGCAGCGCCAGAGCGTGTGGCAGATCTTGCTGCATCAATACCTGTTTTTTCGCATTCCGCTGTGGCGCCCGGATGCCTTTCTCAACCGCGCCTGGCCCTGGTTGGCGCGGTTCGGCCCCGGCGCCTTGCGCTATGGCCTGCCGCTGACCCTGGGCCTCGGCATCTTCCTGGTATCACGGGATTGGCAGCGATTCGTTGCGACGTTTCCGCATTTGTTCAGCCTGGGTGGTGCGCTGGCGTTCGGGGCAGCGTTGCTCTTTGCCAAGTTGTGCCACGAATTTGGCCATGCCTTCATGGCCAAGCGTGCCGGCTGCCGGGTGCAAAGCATGGGCGTAGCGTTCATGGTGCTGTTGCCGATGTTCTATACCGATGTCAGCGACGCCTGGCGGATCAAGGATCGCCGTGCTCGGCTGCTGATTGGTGCCGGTGGGGTCCTGGCCGAGCTGCTGCTGGCGTGCATCGCGCTGCTGGCCTGGTCGCTGCTGCCCGACGGGCCGGCCCGCACCGCGGCGTTCATGTTGGCCAGCGCCACTTGGATCACCACGTTGATCATCAACCTGAACCCCTTCATGCGTTTCGACGGGTACTTCCTGCTCAGTGATTTCTGGGCGGTGGATAACCTGCAGGGGCGTGCGTTCGCCCTGTGTCGCTGGCGCCTGCGCGAAGCCCTGTTCGGCTATGGCGCGGCGGCGCCGGAGCCCTGGTCGCCGAAGATGCGTCGCCGTTTGCTGGTCTGGGGCTATGGCGCCTGGCTGTGGCGGGCGTTGTTGTTTTTCGGCATTGCCCTGGCGGTCTATCACCTGTTCTTCAAGGTGCTGGGCATTTTTCTGATGATGGTGGAATTGGTGTGGTTCATTTTCATGCCCATCGTGAATGAGTGGCGGCAGTGGTGGAGTCGTCGTGAGCAAGCCCACGGCGGGCGGATGCTCCTGAGCGGCCTGGTGTTGCTGGCGCTGCTGTTGGCGTTGCTGTTGCCCTGGCGCAGTGCGGTGGAAGTGCCGGCCATGCTCGAGGCCGGGCGTGCCAGTGCCTTGCATGCGCCGGTGGCGGCGCGGGTCAAGCAGGTGAATGTGCGCGACGGCCAGGCTGTGGCCCAGGGCGATGTGTTGATTGAGTTGGAGTCGCCAGACATGGCGTCGCGCCTGGCCATCGTGCGCCGGGAAATCCAGATCCAGCAGTTGCAGATGCGCCGTCAGGCAGGGCGCAGTGAAACCGCCGCCGATGCCGGTATCGTCGAGCAGCAACTGGCCGAAGCTGTGGCTGAATACCGGGGCCTGGTGGCCCAGCGTGAACGGCTGTTGCTGCGTGCACCCCATGCCGGCCAGGTGCGCGATTTGTTGCCGCAGCTGTCGGCAGGGCGCTGGTTGTCACCGACGCAGGCGCTGGCGCGGGTGGTGCAGACCGACTCGCGGCTGCGCGGCTATCTCACCGAAGCCGAGCTTTGGCGGGTCGAGCCCGGTGCCACCGGACGCTTCATCGCCGACGATCCGATGCACCCTTCGATTGCCGTGCAGTTGAATGAAATCGACACCAACGGCGTGGCCTGGGTCGAGCAGCAAGCGTTGACGTCCGACCACCACGGGCCGATTGCGGTGCGTCGCGATGCGCAGCAACGGGCCGAGCCGGTGCAGGCGCAATACGGCGTGCGCTTGAGTGCAGTGGACGACACCTCCGCCCCGGTGCAGCCGCTGCGTGGCGTGGCGGTGTTGCAGGGCAAGGGCGAGTCGGTGTTGGGAGCGGCCTGGCGTCGGTTGGCGGCGTTGGGGGTCAGGGAAAGCGGATTCTAG